From Miscanthus floridulus cultivar M001 chromosome 15, ASM1932011v1, whole genome shotgun sequence, the proteins below share one genomic window:
- the LOC136507438 gene encoding probable GABA transporter 2, which translates to MEKSSVDAVRGRFSCQNMASRFALRPAYVAACALMAAALPFFGDIVGVVGTVGFIPLDFVLPVVMYNVALVMPRCSPVYLANVAIMVVFTSVDIVGAVASVRKLVLDLDAGEFKLFSDNVVG; encoded by the coding sequence ATGGAGAAGAGCTCGGTGGACGCTGTGCGGGGCCGGTTCTCATGCCAGAACATGGCGTCCCGGTTCGCGCTGCGCCCAGCGTATGTCGCGGCGTGCGCACTCATGGCTGCGGCGCTGCCCTTCTTCGGTGACATCGTCGGCGTGGTGGGCACCGTGGGATTCATCCCGCTCGACTTCGTCCTCCCTGTCGTCATGTACAACGTGGCGCTCGTGATGCCTAGGTGCTCGCCCGTGTACCTGGCCAACGTCGCCATCATGGTCGTCTTCACCAGCGTTGACATCGTCGGCGCCGTGGCGTCCGTGCGGAAGCTCGTGCTCGATCTCGATGCTGGCGAGTTCAAGCTCTTCAGTGACAACGTTGTGGGCTGA